The Legionella cincinnatiensis genome includes a region encoding these proteins:
- a CDS encoding GNAT family N-acetyltransferase: MTQYVTTSKIRTAALEDAAAIAQIHIHSWQKMYKDFIPETILQNLSLQERTQQWHDLIMQDVKVLIIEINQQIVGFASIGAFHNFGTDGSMGEIKAIYLHPDYWRKGLGTQLCTAAISELAKSGYKKVLLWVFEDNIQARKFYDALGFEVTNETKLEEFYEGGALLKEVLYQKVI, translated from the coding sequence ATGACTCAATACGTAACAACGTCAAAAATTAGAACAGCTGCTTTAGAAGATGCTGCGGCTATAGCTCAAATTCATATTCATTCTTGGCAAAAGATGTACAAAGATTTTATTCCGGAAACGATATTACAAAACTTATCCCTGCAAGAGCGCACTCAGCAGTGGCATGATTTAATAATGCAAGATGTAAAAGTATTAATAATAGAAATCAATCAGCAAATTGTTGGTTTTGCGAGTATAGGTGCTTTTCATAATTTTGGTACTGATGGTTCAATGGGAGAGATTAAAGCAATTTATTTACATCCTGATTATTGGCGCAAGGGATTAGGAACCCAATTATGCACAGCTGCTATTTCTGAATTAGCGAAATCGGGATATAAAAAAGTACTTTTATGGGTATTTGAGGACAATATTCAAGCGCGAAAATTCTATGATGCTTTGGGATTTGAAGTAACCAACGAAACAAAACTAGAAGAGTTTTATGAAGGTGGTGCTTTATTAAAAGAAGTTCTTTATCAAAAAGTAATTTAA
- a CDS encoding superoxide dismutase family protein — translation MAKINHSEQIIFSVFAILIATISNAGTVTSDVYTTNGTSAGKVVFEDSQYGLLIKPQLTGLPAGVHGFHIHQHPDCGDHAMNAGGHLDPANTNSHQGPYGQGHLGDLPVLVVDNKGTAITPILAPRLKTKDIQGHSIMVHEGGDNYSDNPPLGGGGTRIACGKISL, via the coding sequence ATGGCCAAAATAAACCACTCGGAACAAATTATATTCAGTGTGTTTGCTATATTGATTGCAACCATCTCGAATGCAGGTACTGTAACTAGTGATGTTTATACAACAAATGGAACTTCAGCAGGAAAAGTTGTTTTTGAAGACAGCCAATACGGTTTACTGATTAAACCTCAACTAACGGGACTCCCTGCAGGTGTTCATGGTTTTCATATTCACCAACATCCAGATTGTGGTGACCATGCTATGAATGCAGGAGGGCATTTAGACCCTGCAAATACAAACAGTCATCAAGGTCCGTATGGCCAAGGCCACCTGGGTGATCTGCCAGTATTGGTGGTTGATAATAAAGGAACCGCAATAACGCCCATATTAGCACCTCGTTTAAAAACTAAAGACATTCAAGGACATTCTATTATGGTTCATGAAGGTGGAGATAATTATAGTGATAATCCTCCGCTAGGTGGTGGAGGTACCCGTATTGCCTGTGGAAAAATTTCTTTATAA